One stretch of Mycolicibacterium fallax DNA includes these proteins:
- a CDS encoding toll/interleukin-1 receptor domain-containing protein produces the protein MAVFISYSSRDAQIVGELSAALRRAHHDLWIDDQLRGGDAWWRAILAQIRDCDVVLAALSQNMLASKACQAELRYAQALGKPILPVQVGPLTSVRTNPLAGMQMIDFQDRSIDAWMALDEAVRAKRSAPPPLPDPLPSEPQMPFGYLMRLGGQIGEPDLTAQQQLLIVAELKAALEEDGDDDGARQDIRELLAQLRDRGDVTFRTRSEIDALLSGAGASVATPLPAEPASAPPSAAPKSRRPLVFAAVAAAAVIAVVAAVVLLSGGDPAPTAAPGRAGPTQSAAAEPAAEPAGDVVVGDPAVGDTACARADAPLALIATDANEPVLRIPRPAGWEPNEWMASDGIFRYALYNNALMQDGIAPSALVALDEERGRTDPNSIFLLKRGALSAIGATDVTVESHTVCGLPAETVRYRTAAIAGLASHPATALFVALQTADRTYTATLTLEAVDSDNPTFQQDSANMLTGFQMLPPAGS, from the coding sequence GTGGCCGTCTTCATCAGCTATTCGAGCCGCGACGCGCAGATCGTCGGGGAACTGTCGGCCGCGCTGCGCCGGGCGCACCACGACCTGTGGATCGACGACCAACTGCGCGGCGGCGACGCCTGGTGGCGCGCGATCCTCGCCCAGATCCGCGACTGCGACGTCGTGCTTGCGGCCCTGTCGCAGAACATGTTGGCGTCCAAGGCCTGCCAGGCCGAACTCCGTTACGCCCAGGCGCTGGGCAAGCCGATCCTGCCGGTCCAGGTCGGTCCGCTGACCAGTGTCCGCACCAACCCGCTGGCCGGGATGCAGATGATCGACTTTCAGGACCGCAGCATCGACGCCTGGATGGCGCTGGACGAGGCGGTCCGGGCCAAACGCAGCGCCCCGCCACCGCTGCCCGACCCGCTGCCCAGCGAGCCGCAGATGCCGTTCGGCTACCTGATGCGACTGGGCGGCCAGATCGGCGAGCCCGACCTCACCGCCCAGCAGCAGTTGCTGATCGTCGCCGAACTCAAGGCGGCGCTGGAGGAGGACGGCGACGACGACGGCGCCCGCCAGGACATCCGCGAACTGTTGGCCCAACTGCGCGACCGCGGCGATGTCACCTTCCGCACTCGCTCGGAGATCGACGCGCTGCTGTCCGGCGCCGGGGCGTCGGTGGCCACGCCGCTGCCCGCCGAGCCGGCTTCGGCACCACCGAGCGCGGCGCCGAAGAGTCGCCGTCCACTGGTGTTTGCCGCCGTGGCGGCCGCGGCGGTGATCGCCGTCGTGGCGGCGGTGGTGCTGCTGTCGGGGGGCGACCCGGCGCCGACGGCGGCGCCGGGCCGGGCCGGGCCAACCCAGTCCGCCGCCGCTGAGCCCGCGGCCGAACCCGCCGGGGACGTCGTCGTCGGTGACCCTGCCGTCGGTGACACCGCCTGCGCGCGCGCCGATGCGCCGTTGGCCCTGATCGCCACCGATGCCAACGAACCGGTGCTGCGTATCCCGCGGCCGGCCGGCTGGGAGCCCAACGAGTGGATGGCTTCGGACGGCATCTTCCGCTACGCGCTGTACAACAACGCCCTGATGCAGGACGGTATCGCCCCCAGCGCCCTGGTCGCGTTGGACGAAGAGCGCGGCCGCACCGACCCGAACAGCATCTTCCTGCTCAAGCGCGGCGCGCTGTCGGCGATCGGCGCCACCGACGTCACCGTCGAGTCGCACACGGTGTGCGGGCTGCCGGCCGAGACGGTGCGCTATCGCACCGCGGCGATCGCCGGCCTGGCGTCGCACCCGGCGACGGCGTTGTTCGTGGCGCTGCAGACCGCCGATCGGACCTACACGGCAACGCTCACCCTCGAGGCCGTCGACAGCGACAACCCGACCTTCCAACAGGATTCGGCGAACATGCTCACCGGCTTCCAGATGCTGCCGCCGGCCGGCTCCTGA
- a CDS encoding bestrophin family protein — translation MILKPRLPLRLVVRRTWDEAVWILLACAAAYFGDRYLLDDHFELPAVVPPLLGTALAFFIGFSNAQAYGRWWEARTIWGAIVNESRSWARECIYYVRDDEELGIARRLTYRHIAFVYALKAYLRDEPPGSCDEVFRRYLDEPERAQLQGKQNKHNALLDWQSRDLQQLCDEGRIDGYRFLQLDRRITNLCDEMGKSERIRNTVFPPTYNYYTQMFVWVFIVSVTIVLVNGVGAYGILPAFVLGYVFVVTQGIGLRLLNPFEHLMSGTPLDQISRGIEITLLEMLGETDLPEPVRSVDGMYVT, via the coding sequence ATGATCCTCAAACCGCGACTGCCGCTGCGGCTCGTGGTGCGCCGAACCTGGGACGAGGCGGTGTGGATCCTGCTCGCCTGCGCCGCCGCCTATTTCGGTGACCGCTACCTGCTGGACGACCATTTCGAGCTGCCCGCGGTGGTGCCGCCGCTGTTGGGTACGGCGCTGGCGTTCTTCATCGGATTCAGCAACGCGCAGGCCTATGGCCGATGGTGGGAGGCGCGCACGATCTGGGGCGCCATCGTCAACGAATCACGGTCCTGGGCCAGGGAGTGCATCTACTACGTCCGCGACGACGAGGAACTCGGGATCGCGCGGCGGCTGACCTACCGGCATATCGCATTCGTCTACGCGCTCAAGGCATATCTGCGTGACGAGCCGCCCGGCTCGTGCGACGAGGTGTTCCGGCGTTACCTCGACGAACCGGAACGCGCCCAACTGCAGGGCAAGCAGAACAAGCACAACGCGTTGTTGGACTGGCAGAGCCGGGATCTGCAGCAACTCTGCGACGAGGGCCGCATCGACGGGTACCGGTTCCTGCAGCTGGACCGGCGGATCACCAACCTGTGCGATGAGATGGGCAAATCCGAGCGCATCCGGAACACCGTCTTCCCGCCGACGTACAACTACTACACCCAGATGTTCGTCTGGGTGTTCATCGTCAGCGTCACCATCGTGCTGGTGAATGGGGTCGGCGCCTACGGCATCCTGCCCGCATTCGTGCTGGGTTATGTGTTCGTGGTTACCCAGGGCATCGGGCTGAGGCTGTTGAACCCCTTTGAGCACCTGATGTCCGGCACTCCGCTGGATCAGATCTCGCGCGGCATCGAGATCACCCTGTTGGAGATGCTCGGCGAGACCGATCTGCCCGAACCCGTGCGCAGCGTCGACGGCATGTATGTGACCTGA